One Rhodothermus bifroesti DNA window includes the following coding sequences:
- a CDS encoding dimethylarginine dimethylaminohydrolase family protein, with amino-acid sequence MVVSIETLPPLPPPRQVLMVTPDHFDVVYVINPHMEGHLGQVDPKRARAQWEALRQTYQQLGFKVHTLEGVPQLPDMVFCANQTLPYQTTDGKRGVVLSRMHAPQRRDEVPHLARFFAQQGYTLTSIPETVPGSFEGMGDALWHPGHALLWGGYGFRTDRSIYEWLSRQLDVPILALRLVDPDFYHLDTCLSLLDAVSALYVPAAFDKESRALLHQHIPNLIEVPEREARELLACNAHCPDGRHVLIQKGCHETVRQLRAAGFEPIELDTSEFLKSGGSVFCLKLMFF; translated from the coding sequence ATGGTGGTTTCAATTGAAACACTCCCGCCCTTGCCCCCTCCCCGTCAAGTACTGATGGTCACGCCCGACCACTTCGACGTGGTTTACGTGATCAATCCGCATATGGAAGGCCACCTTGGACAAGTAGACCCCAAGCGGGCACGTGCCCAGTGGGAAGCCCTACGACAAACTTACCAGCAGCTGGGCTTTAAGGTTCACACGCTTGAGGGCGTGCCCCAACTGCCCGATATGGTCTTCTGCGCCAACCAAACGCTGCCCTACCAAACCACCGACGGCAAGCGCGGCGTGGTGCTGAGCCGCATGCACGCCCCTCAGCGCCGCGACGAAGTGCCCCACTTGGCCCGCTTCTTTGCGCAGCAAGGCTACACGTTGACTTCAATCCCAGAAACCGTGCCCGGTAGTTTCGAAGGCATGGGAGACGCCCTTTGGCACCCAGGTCATGCCTTGCTCTGGGGAGGGTATGGCTTTCGCACTGATCGTTCTATCTATGAATGGCTCAGCCGCCAACTCGACGTGCCGATCCTGGCCCTACGACTCGTAGATCCCGATTTTTATCACCTGGACACGTGCCTCAGCCTACTAGACGCTGTTTCGGCCCTGTACGTACCGGCGGCTTTTGACAAGGAAAGCCGGGCACTTTTGCACCAGCACATCCCTAACCTCATTGAAGTGCCCGAACGCGAGGCGCGGGAACTGCTGGCGTGCAATGCACACTGCCCAGATGGTCGCCATGTGTTGATCCAAAAAGGATGTCACGAAACGGTCCGACAGCTGCGCGCTGCCGGGTTTGAACCGATCGAGCTGGATACCAGTGAATTTCTCAAATCTGGCGGCTCGGTTTTCTGCCTAAAGCTGATGTTTTTCTAA
- a CDS encoding mechanosensitive ion channel family protein, with translation MIWLRQSDTSTVQEMLRQDSLQVVATLSTFWAELKNPALWMKLLSLLLHILFIAALVLIGLRLIDRVAQRWMQRVADLPATHPRRQRASTLANLLSSSARYALWTVGLIMILSELGINVSALLATAGVAGLAIGFGAQTLVRDVISGVFLLFDDTIHVGDLVRIGNDIGTVEHIGVRLIRIRKFDGELLMIPAGELRIFGNRSIGFVRAIVEVGLAYEQDLDTVLPVIERVASEWAQAHREILLEEKPEVQAILNFADSAVTVRVAVQVRPGEQFQAERDLRLRLKRAFDELGIEIPFPRRTIYVREEKTLPPRQIIDTTAPSSTPSKEPLESD, from the coding sequence ATGATATGGCTACGGCAGTCTGATACCTCCACGGTACAAGAAATGCTACGGCAGGATTCGCTGCAGGTTGTAGCAACGCTTAGCACCTTCTGGGCTGAACTCAAAAATCCAGCCCTCTGGATGAAGTTGCTTAGCCTGCTGCTGCACATCCTGTTTATTGCCGCACTGGTGCTTATTGGCTTGCGCCTCATCGATCGCGTCGCCCAGCGATGGATGCAGCGCGTGGCCGATTTGCCAGCAACCCATCCACGACGCCAGCGTGCTTCTACCCTGGCCAACTTGCTGAGCTCTTCAGCACGCTACGCGCTATGGACCGTTGGACTCATCATGATCTTAAGCGAGCTGGGCATTAACGTTAGTGCCTTACTAGCCACAGCTGGCGTAGCTGGCTTGGCTATCGGCTTTGGCGCTCAAACGCTAGTGCGCGACGTCATCAGTGGCGTCTTTCTGCTCTTTGACGACACGATTCATGTGGGCGACCTAGTACGCATCGGCAATGACATAGGCACCGTGGAGCACATCGGCGTCCGACTGATCCGGATACGTAAGTTTGACGGCGAACTGCTCATGATCCCAGCGGGTGAATTGCGCATTTTCGGCAACCGCAGCATCGGCTTTGTGCGGGCTATTGTTGAAGTTGGCTTAGCCTATGAGCAGGATCTCGACACCGTGTTGCCGGTTATCGAGCGTGTAGCCAGCGAGTGGGCCCAAGCGCACCGAGAGATTTTGCTTGAAGAAAAGCCAGAAGTGCAAGCCATCCTCAACTTTGCGGACTCGGCAGTTACGGTTCGCGTCGCCGTACAGGTACGCCCAGGCGAACAGTTCCAAGCTGAGCGAGACCTGCGGCTACGGCTCAAAAGGGCATTCGATGAGCTGGGCATTGAAATTCCCTTTCCACGGCGCACCATTTACGTACGCGAAGAAAAAACGTTGCCCCCAAGACAGATTATCGACACGACCGCGCCTTCTTCCACGCCCTCTAAAGAACCCTTGGAAAGTGACTAA
- a CDS encoding phosphoglycerate kinase has protein sequence MSTLQKLTLDDLNLKGKRVLVRVDFNVPLKEDASGNLVVADDTRIREALPTLRAIIQKGGKVILMSHLGRPKGQPDPKYSLAPVARRLEELLGTRVRFVSNIVGEAVRQAIHSMPEGGVLLLENTRFHPGETKNDPELARQLAELADVYINDAFGSAHRAHASTEGVAHYVKSAAMGYLMQREVAYLSRLLDNPEHPFVAILGGAKVSDKIGVIQNLLPRVDRLLIGGAMSYTFLKALGHQVGASRVEDDRLEEARALYEQAAGKILLPIDHVVAPEFSNEAPAQVVAGDIPEGLMGLDIGPQTVARYREEIRNARTVVWNGPMGVFEMPNFAKGTFAIAEALAEATEQGALTVVGGGDSVAAITQAGYADRVSHVSTGGGAMLEFLEGKALPGLIALTDKS, from the coding sequence ATGTCGACGCTCCAAAAGCTCACCCTGGATGACCTGAACCTCAAAGGCAAGCGTGTGCTGGTCCGGGTCGACTTTAACGTTCCGCTCAAAGAAGACGCCAGCGGCAATCTCGTCGTTGCCGACGATACCCGCATCCGGGAGGCGCTCCCCACGCTGCGGGCTATTATTCAGAAAGGCGGCAAAGTGATTCTCATGAGCCATTTAGGCCGACCCAAGGGACAGCCAGACCCCAAGTACAGCCTGGCACCTGTCGCTCGGCGTTTGGAAGAACTCCTAGGCACACGCGTACGCTTTGTGAGCAATATCGTGGGCGAAGCCGTACGCCAAGCCATTCACAGTATGCCTGAAGGGGGTGTGCTCCTACTGGAAAACACCCGCTTTCATCCGGGCGAGACCAAAAACGATCCAGAACTGGCCCGCCAATTGGCCGAGTTGGCCGACGTGTACATCAACGATGCCTTTGGTTCAGCCCACCGCGCCCATGCTTCTACGGAAGGGGTAGCCCACTATGTTAAGTCAGCCGCAATGGGCTACCTTATGCAACGCGAGGTCGCATACCTGAGCCGACTGCTGGATAACCCGGAGCATCCGTTCGTGGCTATTTTGGGTGGTGCCAAGGTCTCTGACAAAATCGGGGTCATCCAAAACCTGCTGCCCCGCGTCGATCGACTCCTTATCGGCGGCGCCATGAGCTATACGTTCCTTAAGGCCCTGGGCCACCAAGTAGGGGCCTCTCGCGTGGAGGATGACCGTCTCGAGGAAGCCCGCGCCCTCTACGAGCAGGCTGCAGGTAAAATTCTGCTGCCGATCGACCACGTCGTTGCTCCAGAATTCTCCAACGAGGCTCCAGCACAAGTTGTGGCGGGGGACATTCCCGAAGGCCTTATGGGCCTAGATATTGGACCCCAAACGGTTGCCCGTTATCGTGAGGAAATACGAAATGCCCGCACAGTGGTCTGGAACGGCCCTATGGGCGTTTTTGAAATGCCTAACTTTGCTAAAGGAACCTTTGCCATAGCTGAAGCCTTGGCCGAAGCCACCGAGCAAGGCGCCCTAACCGTTGTTGGCGGTGGCGACTCCGTTGCAGCCATTACCCAAGCCGGCTATGCCGATCGGGTAAGCCACGTATCGACCGGTGGAGGCGCCATGCTTGAGTTCTTGGAAGGTAAAGCACTACCTGGCTTAATTGCACTCACCGATAAATCCTAA
- the gap gene encoding type I glyceraldehyde-3-phosphate dehydrogenase produces the protein MAIRLGINGFGRIGRLVLRSILERNLTDQFDVVGVNDLTDAATLAHLFKYDSVHGVFPGEVRAEGDELIVNGDRFRVFSEKDPKNLPWGELECDVVIESTGVFRSREKAAQHLEAGAKKVIISAPAKGEVDATIVIGVNDHALTGKEQVVSNASCTTNCLAPMVKVLDEAFGVRRGFMLTVHAYTADQRLQDAPHSDLRRARAAAVSIIPTTTGAAKAVGLVLPHLKGKLDGFALRVPVPDGSVTDFTAELEREVTIEEVNAAFRKAAENELKGILQYTEDPIVSSDILHNPHSCIFDSLSTMVIGGNLVKVVGWYDNEWGYACRTVDLVGKLMAVAEPA, from the coding sequence ATGGCCATCAGACTAGGCATTAATGGCTTTGGCCGCATCGGGCGCCTGGTTTTGCGGTCCATTTTGGAGCGCAACTTGACCGACCAGTTCGATGTCGTTGGGGTAAACGACCTCACCGACGCTGCGACGCTGGCCCATCTATTTAAGTATGACTCAGTGCATGGCGTTTTCCCCGGCGAGGTGCGTGCTGAAGGCGACGAGCTCATTGTGAATGGAGATCGCTTTCGGGTTTTTAGCGAAAAAGACCCCAAAAACTTGCCTTGGGGCGAATTGGAGTGCGATGTTGTGATCGAGTCAACCGGCGTGTTCCGCTCGCGCGAAAAGGCGGCGCAGCACTTGGAAGCTGGCGCCAAAAAGGTGATCATCTCTGCACCGGCCAAAGGAGAGGTAGATGCCACCATCGTGATCGGCGTTAACGACCACGCGCTGACCGGCAAAGAGCAAGTGGTCTCCAACGCCAGCTGCACCACCAACTGCTTGGCACCCATGGTCAAGGTGCTCGACGAAGCCTTTGGCGTGCGGCGTGGTTTCATGCTTACCGTGCATGCCTATACAGCCGATCAGCGCTTGCAAGACGCGCCCCACAGCGACCTCAGGCGTGCTCGGGCCGCAGCTGTTTCGATCATCCCCACCACCACCGGCGCTGCCAAAGCCGTTGGTCTTGTACTGCCCCATCTAAAAGGGAAGCTCGACGGCTTTGCGCTTCGCGTACCCGTACCCGACGGTTCTGTTACCGACTTTACAGCCGAACTTGAGCGCGAAGTCACCATTGAGGAAGTCAACGCAGCCTTTCGCAAGGCAGCCGAAAACGAGCTCAAAGGGATCTTGCAGTACACAGAAGACCCCATTGTGTCGTCCGACATTCTTCATAACCCCCACTCATGCATCTTCGACAGCCTATCGACCATGGTCATCGGTGGTAACCTGGTTAAGGTCGTAGGCTGGTACGATAACGAGTGGGGCTATGCCTGCCGGACAGTCGATCTGGTAGGCAAACTCATGGCCGTAGCCGAACCCGCCTAA
- a CDS encoding tetratricopeptide repeat protein — MAVISRTASAEKKAARGDAVVTLYARWLDFYHRQRRYFYLALAGLVVLLAGLIGYTYYQRHQEQQAQQLLSQVLPLYEQGKYREALDGTQDTQGLLAIARAYGGTDAGNLARFYAADALYQLGDYEQARALWAAFKTDDPMLAASALAGQAAVAENQGDRARAAELYRRAAERYANPVVAPQYLLQAGRNYEAAGNYTEAQKMYETLRTRYPESAQAAEAEIALARVAARATQAR, encoded by the coding sequence ATGGCCGTTATTTCGCGTACAGCTTCTGCTGAAAAAAAGGCCGCGCGTGGAGACGCTGTCGTTACGCTCTATGCGCGCTGGCTGGACTTTTACCATCGACAGCGTAGGTATTTCTATCTGGCACTAGCGGGGCTAGTGGTGCTTTTGGCTGGACTGATCGGCTATACGTACTATCAGCGGCACCAAGAGCAGCAAGCGCAGCAGCTTTTGAGCCAGGTGCTTCCGCTCTATGAGCAAGGAAAGTATCGCGAAGCGCTTGACGGCACGCAAGACACGCAGGGGTTGCTGGCGATTGCGCGTGCTTACGGCGGTACCGATGCTGGGAATCTCGCCCGTTTTTATGCAGCTGACGCGCTCTACCAGTTGGGAGACTATGAGCAGGCGCGCGCACTCTGGGCCGCCTTCAAGACCGATGACCCCATGCTGGCGGCATCGGCACTGGCAGGGCAGGCAGCGGTTGCGGAAAATCAGGGGGATCGTGCACGTGCAGCCGAGCTCTACCGCCGAGCCGCTGAACGTTACGCAAACCCTGTAGTTGCACCCCAATACCTGTTGCAGGCTGGCCGCAACTATGAGGCTGCCGGCAACTATACCGAAGCGCAGAAGATGTATGAAACGTTGCGCACGCGTTATCCAGAGTCGGCCCAGGCTGCCGAAGCGGAGATCGCTCTAGCCCGGGTCGCTGCGCGTGCCACGCAAGCCCGCTAA
- a CDS encoding sigma-54-dependent transcriptional regulator, whose translation MATILVVDDERSIRRTLREILEYEGYAVEEAVDGEEALQKVREGRYDLVLLDIKMPRRDGMEVLRTLSEQLPELPVVMISGHGTIETAVEATRLGAFDFIEKPPDLNRLLLTVRNALERGQLQTENQRIRQVLTERWEGELTPILGESPAIKQVIETIHRVAPTEARVLITGEPGTGKELVARWIHHLSARRDGPMVEVNCAAIPSELIESELFGHEKGSFTGATRLRIGKFEQAHGGTLFLDEIGDMSLAAQAKVLRALQENRIQRVGGERTIPVDVRVVAATNKDLWKLVEEQKFREDLYHRLSVILIHVPPLRERRGDIPIIARFALERLARRNGMPPKAFEPAALEQLQRYEWRGNVRELYNVVERLLILSEGPTITARDVMRYVHPGSGTSTGSLHELLERYPTFTAFRDAAEKLFLEHKLREFGWNVSKTAEAIGIQRSHLYNKLTKYGIQREA comes from the coding sequence ATGGCCACAATTCTGGTGGTCGACGACGAGCGCAGCATCCGGCGTACGCTGCGCGAAATTTTGGAATACGAAGGCTACGCGGTCGAGGAGGCCGTCGATGGCGAAGAGGCATTGCAAAAGGTGCGTGAGGGGCGTTACGACCTGGTGCTGCTCGACATTAAGATGCCGCGCCGCGATGGCATGGAGGTGCTGCGCACGTTGTCTGAGCAGTTGCCGGAGCTTCCCGTTGTGATGATCTCTGGCCACGGCACCATTGAAACTGCCGTCGAAGCGACGCGGCTGGGCGCGTTTGACTTTATCGAAAAGCCGCCTGATCTGAACCGGCTGTTGTTGACGGTGCGCAATGCGCTGGAGCGCGGCCAGCTTCAGACCGAAAACCAGCGCATCCGGCAGGTATTAACCGAGCGTTGGGAAGGTGAGCTGACACCTATCCTGGGGGAAAGCCCGGCAATTAAACAGGTGATCGAGACGATTCATCGGGTAGCCCCTACCGAAGCCCGCGTATTGATCACAGGTGAACCAGGCACTGGCAAAGAACTGGTGGCGCGTTGGATTCACCATCTTTCGGCCCGCCGCGATGGCCCTATGGTAGAAGTCAACTGCGCTGCGATTCCTAGCGAACTCATCGAAAGTGAGCTGTTTGGACATGAGAAAGGATCCTTTACCGGGGCTACGCGCTTGCGCATTGGCAAGTTTGAGCAAGCTCATGGGGGCACGCTATTTCTGGACGAAATTGGGGATATGAGCCTGGCTGCCCAGGCCAAAGTGCTGCGGGCATTGCAAGAAAATCGCATCCAGCGCGTAGGTGGCGAGCGCACCATACCGGTCGATGTACGCGTTGTTGCTGCTACTAATAAGGACCTCTGGAAACTCGTCGAAGAGCAAAAATTCCGCGAAGATCTTTACCATCGGCTAAGTGTTATTCTGATTCATGTGCCCCCGCTGCGCGAGCGCCGTGGCGATATTCCTATTATTGCGCGTTTTGCACTGGAGCGGCTGGCCCGGAGAAATGGCATGCCACCGAAGGCCTTCGAGCCTGCTGCGCTGGAGCAACTGCAACGTTACGAGTGGCGTGGCAATGTGCGGGAACTCTACAACGTCGTCGAACGCCTGCTTATTTTGAGCGAAGGACCTACAATTACCGCACGCGACGTCATGCGCTACGTGCATCCGGGTAGCGGTACCAGCACAGGATCCCTTCATGAACTGCTTGAGCGCTACCCAACCTTTACGGCCTTTCGAGACGCGGCTGAAAAGCTTTTTCTCGAGCACAAGCTGCGTGAGTTTGGATGGAATGTGAGCAAAACCGCTGAGGCAATTGGGATCCAGCGCTCTCACCTGTACAATAAGCTTACCAAATACGGCATTCAGCGCGAAGCCTAA
- a CDS encoding ABC transporter ATP-binding protein encodes MPLLEVIDLWKSYPTGRGGRLEVLQGVELNVSAGEVVAIVGESGTGKSTLLHLLGALDRPDRGEVRYNGENIFDKDDEALATFRNRTIGFVFQFHHLLPEFTALENVAMPALIQGYRLREVRQRALELLALLGLADRADDRPSMLSGGEQQRVAVARALMNQPAVVLADEPTGNLDVRTADTLHREILRLSREVGQTFIIATHNLSLAALADRVLRLEQGRLVPEPVSPAER; translated from the coding sequence ATGCCGCTCCTTGAAGTCATTGACCTATGGAAAAGCTATCCGACCGGCAGAGGTGGGCGCTTAGAAGTGCTGCAAGGCGTTGAGCTCAACGTTTCGGCCGGCGAAGTGGTGGCTATTGTCGGTGAAAGTGGTACAGGCAAAAGTACGCTGTTGCATCTGCTAGGAGCTCTCGACCGTCCCGACCGGGGCGAGGTGCGTTACAACGGCGAAAATATCTTCGACAAAGATGACGAAGCCTTAGCCACCTTTCGCAACCGGACGATCGGGTTTGTCTTTCAGTTTCACCATTTGCTGCCCGAGTTTACAGCGTTGGAGAACGTAGCCATGCCAGCGCTGATTCAAGGCTACCGACTACGTGAAGTGCGGCAGCGGGCACTGGAACTGCTGGCGCTGTTGGGCCTGGCCGATCGCGCCGATGATCGACCTTCGATGCTCTCCGGTGGAGAGCAGCAGCGCGTGGCTGTAGCCCGCGCCCTCATGAACCAACCAGCGGTAGTGCTGGCCGACGAGCCTACCGGAAATCTGGACGTCCGCACAGCCGATACCTTGCACCGGGAAATCCTCCGCTTAAGCCGCGAAGTAGGCCAAACGTTTATCATCGCTACGCACAATTTGTCGCTAGCGGCCTTAGCCGACCGCGTGCTGCGCTTAGAACAAGGCCGCCTGGTCCCCGAACCCGTCTCTCCTGCTGAACGATAA